A single region of the Hyphomonas adhaerens MHS-3 genome encodes:
- a CDS encoding flagellar basal body rod C-terminal domain-containing protein: MNPLKQIMMQAVSGMSLEQQRVTVASENISNVDTPGYRRKLLLQEALPGTGADFAATKVMLDETPGQREYDPSNPMADDDGYVTMSNVSLITEMADLRDANRTYEANLNSFQQARTMYQSLLDVLRR; encoded by the coding sequence ATGAACCCACTCAAACAAATCATGATGCAGGCCGTTTCCGGCATGTCGCTGGAACAGCAGCGTGTCACGGTGGCGTCGGAGAACATCTCGAACGTCGACACCCCCGGATACCGCCGCAAACTTTTGCTGCAGGAAGCGCTCCCCGGGACGGGGGCGGATTTTGCGGCGACCAAGGTCATGCTGGATGAGACACCGGGTCAGAGGGAGTATGACCCGTCCAATCCGATGGCCGATGACGACGGTTACGTCACCATGTCCAACGTTTCCCTGATTACGGAAATGGCGGACTTGCGTGATGCCAACCGCACCTACGAGGCCAATCTGAACTCGTTTCAGCAGGCCCGCACGATGTACCAGTCATTGCTGGATGTTCTACGCCGCTGA
- a CDS encoding flagellar hook-basal body complex protein FliE, with translation MSTVGFNAYTALNTARPADAAGSAGAAAKTGDDKNVVAEGISDFRAALQQAEGAAVDTAVSGADPHAMVAALANAEMMLDAAVTIRDKVVEAYQELLRMPV, from the coding sequence ATGTCGACAGTGGGGTTCAACGCCTATACGGCGCTTAATACCGCGCGCCCTGCAGACGCCGCCGGTTCGGCTGGCGCTGCCGCGAAAACAGGCGACGACAAGAATGTCGTAGCGGAGGGAATTTCCGACTTCCGTGCGGCGCTGCAGCAGGCGGAAGGCGCCGCGGTGGACACGGCTGTGTCCGGTGCCGATCCGCATGCCATGGTTGCTGCGCTCGCCAATGCCGAGATGATGCTCGACGCTGCCGTGACGATCCGTGACAAAGTGGTCGAGGCTTACCAGGAACTGCTGCGGATGCCGGTCTGA
- a CDS encoding flagellar biosynthetic protein FliQ, producing the protein MSEAEIFEVLRAHIWGAAMMALPILVTTLILGFVIGLLQALTSIQEMTLTFIPKIFAVVVVFFLSLGYMTRIALDLFNNYVLPLISE; encoded by the coding sequence ATGTCTGAAGCGGAAATCTTCGAGGTTCTCAGGGCGCATATATGGGGCGCCGCCATGATGGCTCTGCCGATCCTGGTGACGACGCTGATCCTTGGGTTTGTGATCGGTCTTCTGCAGGCGCTGACCTCCATCCAGGAGATGACGCTGACCTTCATTCCCAAGATCTTTGCTGTCGTCGTCGTGTTTTTCCTGTCGCTTGGTTACATGACCCGCATCGCACTTGATCTTTTTAACAATTACGTCCTGCCGCTCATTTCAGAATAG
- a CDS encoding flagellar biosynthesis protein FlhA codes for MMVILVMVLPVPAWVMDIGLTCSFAFAILIFTTSIFIEKPLDFSSFPSVLLASLILRLALNVSSTKLIIGDGHTGTDAAGGVIQGFAMFIMGGNLFVGLVVFGVLVIVNFMVITKGAGRMAEVGARFALDAMPGKQLAIDSDLAVGAISHEEAKQRRQKEQEEAAFLGSLDGASKFVKGDAIAGLLITALNLLAGIGIGLTVHHLSFSEALSNYSILTVGDGLVSQIPAVIVSVAAALLLSKGREDGAIDLALVAQLGANATALFIVSGILGVFALFPGLPFIPFMLAAIGFATAAWFIHQKHQKVEADKELALEENVPEPIKFGDSIHSDEIHLEVAPDLVNLVLLGDNGFESRIQKIRRYIAEEYGFVLPPIRMTDNPILKKNEYRIRIQGVRIDSGFLRPGSVLALLEDDQLPHLDGEKVKEPVYKAAARWLSSGKKQELAASGIPAVDPIEVLATHMLEVIQSNFSLIFTRMVMLDTLDALTKVSDPERAASNRRFLDEYIPGKVTPELLLSVIRLLLEERVSIRNLFLIVETLAEAKQAGANIQKSVEMVRQRLAFQIVDRLQDEQGRLPLVQLSTNWEQKFAQYEITNENGNSDIALPPELFGELTNLVQTKLNEAARKGVIASVATTSRRRRFLQTVLVSKGIRNAVLAYEEINAKTKPYIIGVV; via the coding sequence ATGATGGTCATCCTGGTGATGGTGCTGCCTGTACCGGCCTGGGTGATGGACATTGGACTGACCTGTTCGTTTGCTTTCGCGATCCTGATTTTCACGACATCGATCTTCATCGAGAAGCCTTTGGACTTCTCATCCTTTCCCAGCGTGTTGCTTGCCTCGCTGATCCTGCGGCTTGCATTGAACGTGTCTTCGACCAAGCTGATCATCGGCGATGGTCATACGGGTACGGATGCTGCTGGCGGCGTGATCCAGGGCTTCGCCATGTTCATCATGGGCGGCAATCTGTTTGTGGGCCTCGTTGTCTTCGGCGTTTTGGTGATCGTGAACTTCATGGTTATCACCAAGGGCGCAGGCCGTATGGCCGAAGTCGGCGCCCGCTTCGCCCTTGACGCCATGCCAGGCAAGCAGCTGGCCATCGACTCAGACCTTGCTGTTGGGGCCATTTCGCACGAAGAGGCCAAGCAGCGCCGGCAGAAAGAACAGGAAGAAGCCGCATTCCTCGGCTCTCTGGATGGTGCTTCAAAGTTCGTGAAGGGCGACGCCATCGCGGGCCTGCTGATTACCGCGCTGAACCTGCTGGCAGGTATCGGTATCGGTTTGACCGTGCACCATCTCAGCTTCTCTGAAGCCCTCAGCAATTACTCGATCCTGACCGTCGGTGATGGTCTTGTTTCCCAGATCCCGGCCGTGATCGTCTCCGTCGCTGCCGCGCTCCTTCTGTCGAAGGGGAGGGAAGACGGCGCCATCGATCTCGCGCTGGTGGCGCAACTGGGCGCCAACGCAACGGCGCTTTTCATCGTTTCCGGCATTCTTGGCGTGTTTGCGCTGTTCCCGGGGCTGCCCTTCATTCCATTCATGCTGGCTGCAATCGGCTTCGCGACGGCTGCCTGGTTCATTCACCAGAAGCACCAGAAAGTGGAAGCCGACAAGGAACTGGCGCTGGAGGAGAACGTTCCTGAGCCGATCAAGTTTGGCGACTCCATTCACTCCGATGAGATCCACCTCGAAGTCGCGCCGGATCTCGTGAACCTTGTCCTCCTGGGCGACAACGGATTTGAAAGCAGGATCCAGAAGATCAGGCGGTACATTGCCGAGGAATACGGCTTTGTCCTTCCGCCGATCCGGATGACGGACAATCCGATCCTGAAAAAGAACGAGTACCGCATCCGCATTCAGGGCGTCAGGATCGATTCCGGCTTCTTGCGGCCGGGCTCCGTTCTGGCGCTGCTCGAAGATGACCAACTGCCGCATCTCGATGGCGAGAAAGTCAAGGAACCGGTCTACAAGGCGGCTGCACGGTGGCTCTCCTCCGGTAAGAAACAGGAACTGGCCGCCTCCGGAATCCCCGCTGTCGACCCGATCGAAGTGCTTGCCACGCACATGTTGGAAGTGATCCAGTCGAACTTCTCATTGATCTTCACCCGCATGGTGATGCTCGACACGCTGGACGCGCTGACCAAGGTGTCCGACCCTGAGCGTGCCGCTTCCAATCGCCGGTTCCTGGACGAGTACATCCCCGGCAAGGTTACACCGGAGCTGCTGCTGTCTGTTATCCGTCTGCTGCTGGAAGAGCGCGTCTCGATCCGCAATCTGTTCCTCATCGTCGAGACCCTGGCCGAAGCCAAGCAGGCGGGCGCGAACATCCAGAAGTCTGTCGAAATGGTGCGCCAGCGGCTCGCCTTCCAGATTGTCGACCGCCTCCAGGACGAGCAGGGCCGCCTCCCGCTGGTCCAGCTTTCCACCAATTGGGAGCAGAAATTTGCCCAGTACGAAATCACAAATGAAAACGGTAACAGCGACATTGCGTTGCCGCCGGAACTGTTTGGTGAGCTGACGAATCTGGTCCAGACAAAACTGAATGAAGCGGCCCGCAAAGGTGTGATTGCATCTGTCGCGACAACTTCGCGCCGGCGCCGCTTCCTGCAGACCGTGCTCGTCAGCAAAGGCATTCGCAATGCCGTGTTGGCCTATGAGGAAATCAACGCCAAGACGAAGCCCTATATCATCGGCGTTGTCTGA
- a CDS encoding flagellar biosynthetic protein FliR produces MVIVARLSFIVFFMPGIGEQTVPLQMRVMILLALSAMFSISGFIAPPPADSFASYAGVLATEVAIGFSLGVVMRVTIWMLSIAGTVISQSIGLSQLLGIALEHEQQTMTANLLSMAGAALLLSADFHIKAIASLLRLYTDVPIGALEAMNQDMLVQAFLSAFGLAIMLAWPFVAVNLLYNICLGFINKALPSLMVAFVGAPLMIGAGIILLALSIMGMLVVWEGRIPDIVVWQ; encoded by the coding sequence ATGGTGATTGTCGCCCGGCTGAGCTTTATCGTCTTCTTCATGCCGGGCATCGGCGAACAGACGGTTCCGCTTCAGATGCGGGTGATGATCCTGCTCGCGCTCTCCGCCATGTTTTCGATATCCGGGTTCATTGCGCCACCGCCGGCCGATTCATTCGCTTCATATGCGGGCGTGCTGGCAACGGAGGTGGCTATCGGTTTCTCCCTTGGCGTGGTGATGCGGGTCACCATCTGGATGCTCAGCATTGCCGGCACCGTGATTTCACAATCCATTGGATTGTCACAGCTCCTGGGGATTGCGCTGGAGCATGAACAGCAGACCATGACGGCCAATTTGCTGTCGATGGCAGGGGCGGCGCTTTTGCTGTCAGCAGATTTTCATATCAAGGCGATTGCGAGCCTGCTGCGTCTTTATACGGATGTGCCGATCGGGGCGCTGGAAGCAATGAACCAGGATATGCTGGTCCAGGCGTTCCTGTCGGCTTTCGGGCTTGCGATCATGCTGGCCTGGCCGTTTGTGGCAGTGAACCTGCTGTACAATATTTGCCTTGGTTTCATCAACAAGGCGCTGCCTTCGCTGATGGTGGCATTTGTCGGCGCGCCGCTGATGATCGGCGCCGGTATTATCCTTCTGGCGTTGTCGATCATGGGCATGCTGGTGGTGTGGGAAGGCCGCATACCTGATATCGTCGTCTGGCAGTGA
- a CDS encoding EscU/YscU/HrcU family type III secretion system export apparatus switch protein → MAEQESDSGEKEFEATEQRRQQAREEGNVPQSKEANTLALIVGTMVAAVVLQLAIGNSVFQDFSSMLYHADSFSEDIFDSGGSETRSWLSTTLIKFAPVLLILGAIVMLALIAQRSISFSAKKIQADPKKLSPFENIKKKYGAKGLLDFLKDTVKLIFAATIAIVFLVQLAQDYYASSAIQQGQFAEFTFAQVLKLIFWFLLFQFVLAAIDLPLQRRLHANQLKMTREDMKKELKQSEGDPQLKQQRRQKAQKISRGQMLTNVKDATVVMVNPEHYAVALKWDPDSSKAPVCVAKGVDHLAARIREVATANNVPIYRDPPAARSMYGLVEVDEEIRPEHFAAVAAAINFVERVKRHME, encoded by the coding sequence ATGGCCGAGCAGGAATCAGACAGCGGCGAAAAGGAATTCGAGGCCACCGAGCAGCGCCGCCAGCAGGCGCGTGAGGAAGGCAATGTTCCGCAGTCGAAGGAAGCCAATACTCTGGCATTGATCGTCGGCACCATGGTGGCGGCAGTCGTCCTGCAGTTGGCCATCGGCAATTCGGTGTTCCAGGACTTTTCGTCGATGTTGTACCACGCGGATTCCTTCTCGGAAGACATCTTCGATTCGGGAGGGAGCGAGACCCGCAGCTGGCTGTCCACGACCCTCATCAAGTTTGCCCCGGTGCTTCTCATCCTTGGCGCGATTGTCATGCTGGCGCTCATTGCCCAGCGCTCCATCTCTTTTTCAGCAAAGAAGATTCAGGCGGATCCAAAAAAACTGTCACCCTTCGAAAACATCAAGAAAAAGTATGGCGCGAAAGGCTTGCTGGATTTCCTGAAAGACACGGTAAAACTGATATTTGCGGCGACCATTGCCATCGTCTTTCTCGTGCAGCTCGCCCAGGACTATTACGCCTCCAGCGCCATTCAGCAGGGCCAGTTCGCCGAATTCACGTTTGCGCAGGTGCTCAAACTTATCTTTTGGTTCCTCTTGTTCCAGTTCGTGCTCGCGGCAATTGACCTGCCACTGCAGCGCCGGCTTCACGCCAACCAACTGAAGATGACGCGTGAGGACATGAAAAAGGAACTCAAACAGTCCGAGGGGGATCCCCAACTTAAGCAGCAACGCCGCCAGAAAGCACAGAAAATATCGCGCGGCCAAATGCTGACCAATGTGAAGGATGCGACTGTGGTCATGGTCAACCCGGAGCATTATGCCGTCGCGCTGAAATGGGACCCTGACTCCAGCAAGGCACCTGTCTGCGTGGCCAAGGGTGTCGACCATCTCGCGGCGCGCATCCGTGAGGTTGCCACAGCGAACAACGTGCCGATCTATCGGGATCCGCCAGCTGCCCGGTCGATGTACGGCCTTGTCGAGGTGGACGAAGAAATCCGCCCCGAACACTTTGCCGCTGTGGCTGCCGCGATCAATTTCGTCGAACGTGTGAAAAGGCACATGGAGTAG
- the dusA gene encoding tRNA dihydrouridine(20/20a) synthase DusA, with product MIDYRFSVAPMMDWTDRHCRAFHRCLSKRALLWTEMVTADAVIHGNRQRLIGFSEAEHLLVLQLGGSDPQKLAEAARIAEGFGYNEVNLNCGCPSDRVQSGAFGACLMAQPDLVADCVAAMKAAVSIPVTVKCRIAIDDLPARETLFTFIDKVSAAGCEVFTVHARKAWLKGLSPKENRDIPPLDYELVADLKTARPDLTIILNGGIPDIAACAEHLKRFDGVMLGRAAYQTPAILGEVDATLFGQGEVVSPFEAVEAYRPYMAARLDAGDGLHGMTRHMLGLFNGRPGARLWRRTLSERAPRDGAGLDVLDAALDAVKDRAPA from the coding sequence ATGATCGACTATCGTTTCTCCGTGGCCCCCATGATGGACTGGACCGATCGGCATTGCCGGGCATTTCACCGGTGCCTGTCGAAACGGGCCTTGCTCTGGACGGAGATGGTGACGGCGGATGCCGTGATCCATGGCAACCGGCAACGCTTGATTGGCTTCAGTGAGGCCGAGCACCTGCTTGTCCTGCAGCTCGGCGGGAGCGACCCGCAGAAGCTGGCCGAGGCGGCGCGCATCGCCGAAGGCTTCGGCTATAACGAGGTAAACCTCAATTGCGGGTGCCCGTCCGACCGGGTGCAGTCGGGCGCGTTCGGCGCGTGCCTGATGGCGCAGCCGGATCTCGTGGCAGACTGCGTGGCCGCAATGAAGGCGGCGGTGTCCATTCCTGTCACCGTGAAGTGCCGGATCGCCATTGACGATTTGCCGGCGCGCGAGACCCTGTTCACCTTTATCGACAAGGTGTCTGCGGCCGGGTGCGAGGTCTTCACCGTGCATGCCCGGAAGGCCTGGCTGAAAGGGCTTTCGCCGAAAGAGAACCGGGACATTCCCCCGCTCGATTATGAGCTGGTCGCCGATCTGAAAACGGCCCGGCCGGACCTGACCATCATTCTGAATGGCGGCATTCCTGACATTGCGGCGTGTGCGGAGCATCTGAAGCGCTTCGATGGCGTCATGCTTGGACGGGCAGCTTACCAGACGCCCGCCATTCTGGGGGAGGTCGATGCAACCCTCTTCGGGCAGGGGGAGGTCGTTTCGCCGTTCGAGGCGGTGGAGGCTTATCGCCCCTATATGGCGGCACGCCTGGACGCAGGGGACGGACTGCATGGCATGACCCGTCACATGCTGGGTCTCTTCAATGGCCGGCCGGGCGCGCGCCTGTGGCGGCGGACCCTGTCGGAACGGGCGCCGCGTGATGGGGCGGGGCTGGACGTGCTCGATGCCGCGCTGGACGCCGTGAAGGATCGCGCCCCGGCCTGA
- a CDS encoding YifB family Mg chelatase-like AAA ATPase gives MVCRVTTFAFEGVDAQPVDVQVQLTGGNPNFHIVGLPDKAVGESRERVRAAFASLGLALPPKRVIVNLAPADLPKEGSHYDLAIALAMLAIMGVIPADQLDGYAAIGELSLDGGLGETVGVLPAAMAAESMDLRLICPEICGAEAAWAGGSVIAARSLIALINHFTGREAIGAPKAGLLAEPPPGPDLKDVKGQEGAKRVLEIAAAGGHNLLFCGPPGSGKSMLAQRLPGLLPPLSARELLEVSQIQSISGLLERGRLSRTRPFRAPHHSASMAALVGGGIKAKPGEVSLAHHGVLFLDELPEFPANVLDSLRQPLEAGEAVVARANRHVRYPARFQLIAAMNPCRCGGGPGAAACTRGPRCAQQYQSRLSGPFLDRIDLYFDTPPVTAVDLALPPPSEGTAKARARVAVARNIQADRFGETGDDTRRPVNADAPLPELEKVARPDPPGGALLADAAGRLNLTARGYSRVLKVARTIADLDGSDGVRRVHIAEALSYRQRPAGQGEGVNAQAMAR, from the coding sequence ATGGTCTGCAGGGTCACCACATTTGCATTTGAGGGCGTGGATGCGCAGCCCGTTGATGTTCAGGTACAACTCACGGGCGGAAATCCGAATTTCCATATTGTCGGCCTGCCGGACAAGGCCGTTGGCGAAAGCCGGGAGCGTGTGCGCGCCGCTTTTGCGTCGCTTGGGCTCGCTTTGCCGCCGAAGCGTGTAATCGTAAATCTTGCCCCTGCGGACCTGCCCAAGGAGGGCAGCCATTACGACCTTGCCATCGCGCTCGCCATGCTGGCCATCATGGGGGTGATCCCGGCCGACCAGCTGGACGGTTATGCCGCCATAGGGGAACTGTCGCTCGATGGCGGCCTTGGGGAAACGGTTGGCGTCCTGCCTGCTGCCATGGCGGCGGAGTCGATGGATTTGCGGCTGATCTGCCCGGAAATCTGCGGTGCCGAGGCCGCCTGGGCCGGGGGCAGCGTGATTGCCGCGCGCAGCCTGATCGCCCTGATAAATCATTTTACCGGACGTGAAGCCATCGGAGCGCCCAAGGCGGGCCTGCTGGCTGAGCCGCCGCCCGGTCCTGACCTCAAAGATGTCAAAGGGCAGGAGGGCGCCAAGCGGGTATTGGAGATCGCCGCGGCGGGCGGGCACAACCTGCTGTTCTGCGGTCCGCCCGGTTCGGGCAAGTCGATGCTGGCCCAGCGCCTGCCGGGTCTGTTGCCGCCACTCAGTGCGCGGGAGCTGCTGGAGGTTTCGCAAATCCAGTCGATCTCCGGCCTGCTGGAACGTGGACGCCTGTCGCGCACGCGGCCTTTCCGGGCGCCGCACCATTCGGCCTCGATGGCGGCGCTGGTCGGCGGCGGGATCAAGGCGAAGCCGGGAGAGGTCTCGCTGGCGCATCATGGTGTCCTGTTTCTGGATGAGCTGCCGGAATTTCCAGCCAATGTGCTCGATAGCCTGCGCCAGCCATTGGAGGCGGGGGAGGCTGTGGTGGCCAGGGCGAACCGGCATGTGCGGTATCCCGCGCGGTTTCAGCTGATCGCGGCGATGAACCCGTGCCGGTGCGGGGGCGGCCCGGGGGCGGCTGCGTGTACGCGCGGACCCAGATGCGCACAGCAATACCAGTCCCGCCTGTCAGGCCCGTTCCTCGACCGGATTGATCTTTACTTCGACACGCCGCCCGTCACCGCCGTGGACCTCGCCTTGCCGCCGCCTTCCGAAGGCACTGCGAAAGCCCGCGCCCGTGTGGCGGTAGCGCGGAATATCCAGGCCGACCGGTTCGGCGAGACAGGGGACGATACGCGCCGGCCCGTCAACGCCGACGCCCCGCTGCCGGAACTGGAAAAAGTCGCCCGGCCCGACCCGCCGGGGGGCGCGTTGCTGGCGGATGCCGCAGGACGGCTGAACCTGACGGCGCGGGGCTATTCCCGCGTGCTGAAAGTCGCGCGAACGATTGCAGACCTCGACGGATCAGATGGTGTACGCCGCGTTCACATTGCCGAAGCCCTCTCTTACCGCCAGCGTCCGGCCGGGCAGGGGGAAGGGGTCAACGCGCAGGCCATGGCCCGTTAG
- a CDS encoding response regulator, whose translation MTKPPLLPGEPRPEETFLAAASHEIRTPLNGILGTVSLLLETELEPSQREYAEAIRLSGSRLLDLLNNVLDYARLDASTIELEAEAFCPVRLGREVVELLSPRAHAAGLDIAARASDLPMPSYSGDAGRIRQILFNLVGNALKFTETGAVLLDICAQPDGLEYRIIDTGPGIAPADRERLFEAFRQSSRQDAYKDGGVGLGLAIVKRLTDLLGGHIEVTGEPGLGTCFSVRLPLKKADLPATHDLPVLDAVVGLAGLPPATCLSTTAALMDASARPVRIDVSSGHVPPEVDVLLIGAEQSEETIRALARKAPALIVLRPEDRGAIARFKAMGCVGWLVRPLRASSLVERVFVVKAGGLPADEPEKLTGAGRVLIADDNPVNAMIARRALESAGFTVTVASTGIEALEAAKSMNPALVLMDLRMPEMDGFEAMRRLRAEGADVPVIAVSAEVNADIERQAITAGANEVVAKPIEPQALRALAIRWTGATGKAGAA comes from the coding sequence ATGACCAAGCCACCCCTGCTGCCGGGCGAGCCGCGCCCGGAAGAGACATTCCTCGCTGCGGCGAGCCATGAAATCCGCACGCCGCTGAACGGGATTCTCGGCACGGTTTCGCTGTTGCTGGAAACCGAGCTGGAGCCGTCCCAACGGGAATATGCCGAAGCCATCCGGCTCAGCGGTTCCCGGCTGCTGGATCTCCTGAACAATGTGCTCGATTATGCGCGCCTTGATGCCTCGACCATCGAACTGGAGGCCGAGGCTTTCTGTCCGGTCCGTCTTGGCCGCGAAGTGGTGGAACTGCTCAGCCCGCGCGCCCACGCCGCCGGGCTCGATATTGCGGCACGTGCATCTGACCTGCCGATGCCGTCTTATTCCGGCGATGCGGGGCGCATCCGGCAGATCCTGTTCAACCTGGTCGGCAATGCCCTGAAATTCACCGAAACCGGCGCCGTCCTGCTGGATATATGCGCTCAACCGGATGGACTGGAATACCGGATCATCGATACCGGCCCCGGCATTGCGCCTGCCGATCGCGAGCGGCTTTTCGAAGCGTTCCGTCAGTCCAGCCGCCAGGATGCCTACAAGGATGGCGGCGTTGGCCTCGGCCTCGCCATTGTGAAGCGCCTGACAGACCTGCTCGGCGGACACATCGAAGTGACGGGGGAGCCAGGCCTCGGCACGTGCTTCTCCGTGCGTCTGCCGCTGAAAAAGGCCGACTTGCCGGCAACGCATGACCTGCCGGTCCTGGATGCGGTGGTGGGGCTCGCCGGTCTGCCGCCGGCAACGTGCCTGTCGACAACCGCCGCCCTGATGGATGCATCGGCCCGGCCGGTTCGCATTGATGTGTCGTCTGGCCACGTCCCGCCGGAGGTCGATGTCCTGCTGATCGGGGCGGAGCAGTCGGAAGAAACCATCCGCGCGCTCGCCCGCAAGGCACCTGCGCTGATCGTTCTGCGTCCGGAAGACCGGGGCGCCATCGCCCGCTTCAAGGCGATGGGCTGTGTCGGCTGGCTTGTGCGGCCGCTGCGGGCCTCCTCGCTGGTCGAACGTGTGTTCGTCGTGAAAGCGGGCGGCCTGCCGGCGGACGAACCTGAAAAGCTGACGGGCGCCGGGCGCGTGCTGATCGCGGATGACAATCCGGTCAATGCGATGATTGCACGGCGTGCCTTGGAATCGGCCGGATTTACCGTCACAGTCGCCTCGACAGGTATTGAAGCGCTGGAGGCCGCGAAGAGCATGAATCCCGCCCTGGTCCTGATGGATCTCCGCATGCCCGAGATGGATGGATTTGAAGCCATGCGCCGGTTGCGCGCCGAAGGGGCGGATGTGCCCGTGATCGCCGTGTCTGCCGAAGTGAATGCCGATATCGAGCGTCAGGCAATCACAGCCGGCGCCAATGAAGTGGTCGCCAAGCCGATTGAACCGCAGGCCCTGCGGGCGCTGGCCATCCGCTGGACCGGCGCAACAGGCAAGGCCGGCGCCGCATGA
- a CDS encoding AmpG family muropeptide MFS transporter — MSGEAALPAKKPSRAVRALRALKDRRMAAMLMLSFAAGLPYGAVLGTLNAWLTQEGIKPSTIGTLSIITLGYSFKYLWAPAFQDASFPVRWLGPRRMWLLAFQVPIAILLGVLAFSDPSNAIGLVALVALSAALLSATHDIVLDAWRIEVARSDEDKDLMSAIYQLGYRASGFVTGFVALLLVGYIGWPLVYGMIALMMLFAVAGTFVAPEPERSDDPAHARPSYQSNLPESERNLVTWGIATGWLIALCMIIWFVFGALTQDPPPSARAFVTQQGPVIVAFTVLFPALIAATLLARHGREPGTVLIDAPGTSRLTRAVRVLFRAIFDPLMDLIGRLGWGALFVLLLALTYRFTDAVWGAFAYPFYLDDRFGALHHSTADVAIASKFFGILMIMAGAALGGVVMGIVGRMPVLVAGAVLAAVTNLLFADLAAGGVAIDAFLDFTHLGEPLRAFAAVAADISPDAHGADAGPRLARLMMAIAGENLAGGFASVAIVAYLTSVVNPRFAAVQYALLGSLTMLIGTLGRPWLGEIIEQQGYYTVFIITFWLGGVAVVLSILEWWRQAREARAAKQGDA; from the coding sequence ATGAGCGGTGAAGCCGCGCTACCGGCGAAGAAACCCTCCCGGGCCGTCCGCGCCCTCCGGGCCCTGAAAGACCGCCGCATGGCGGCGATGCTGATGCTCTCCTTTGCGGCCGGATTGCCTTACGGCGCCGTGCTCGGGACGCTGAATGCCTGGCTGACCCAGGAGGGTATCAAGCCGTCCACCATCGGCACATTGTCGATCATCACGCTTGGCTATTCCTTCAAATATCTCTGGGCTCCGGCGTTCCAGGACGCGTCCTTTCCTGTCCGGTGGCTGGGGCCGCGGCGGATGTGGCTACTGGCCTTCCAGGTCCCGATTGCCATCCTGCTTGGCGTTCTGGCGTTCAGCGATCCGTCCAACGCAATCGGCCTGGTTGCGCTGGTCGCCCTGAGCGCGGCGCTCCTGTCGGCAACGCATGACATCGTGCTGGATGCCTGGCGGATCGAAGTGGCGCGTTCGGACGAAGACAAGGATTTGATGTCCGCCATCTACCAGCTTGGCTACCGGGCGTCTGGCTTCGTGACCGGCTTCGTCGCCCTGTTGCTTGTCGGATATATCGGCTGGCCGCTGGTCTACGGCATGATTGCCCTGATGATGCTGTTTGCCGTGGCCGGGACGTTTGTGGCGCCCGAGCCGGAGCGCTCCGACGATCCGGCACATGCCCGGCCCAGCTATCAGTCGAACCTGCCGGAATCGGAACGAAACCTTGTCACCTGGGGGATCGCAACCGGTTGGCTGATCGCTCTGTGCATGATCATCTGGTTTGTCTTTGGCGCCCTGACACAGGACCCGCCGCCAAGCGCACGGGCCTTTGTGACCCAGCAGGGACCGGTCATCGTGGCGTTTACGGTTCTGTTCCCGGCCTTGATCGCGGCCACGCTTCTGGCGCGGCATGGGCGCGAGCCGGGCACCGTGCTGATCGATGCGCCGGGCACCAGCCGCCTGACCCGGGCGGTCCGGGTCCTGTTCCGGGCCATTTTCGATCCGCTGATGGACCTGATTGGCCGGCTCGGCTGGGGCGCGCTGTTCGTGTTGCTGCTGGCGCTGACCTACCGGTTTACCGATGCGGTCTGGGGCGCCTTTGCCTATCCATTCTATCTCGATGACCGGTTCGGCGCGCTGCATCACTCCACGGCGGATGTCGCGATTGCCTCGAAATTCTTCGGCATCCTGATGATCATGGCCGGGGCCGCACTTGGCGGCGTCGTCATGGGCATTGTCGGCCGCATGCCTGTCCTGGTGGCAGGGGCTGTGCTGGCCGCGGTCACCAACCTCCTGTTCGCAGACCTTGCGGCGGGCGGTGTGGCCATCGATGCCTTCCTCGATTTTACCCACCTCGGAGAGCCGTTGCGGGCCTTTGCTGCGGTTGCCGCAGACATTTCGCCAGACGCACATGGCGCGGATGCGGGGCCACGTCTGGCGCGCCTGATGATGGCGATTGCCGGGGAGAACCTGGCCGGAGGTTTCGCCAGTGTCGCGATCGTGGCGTATCTCACATCTGTCGTGAACCCGCGCTTTGCGGCGGTCCAGTATGCCTTGCTCGGGTCCCTGACGATGCTGATCGGGACGTTGGGCCGGCCCTGGCTGGGTGAGATCATCGAACAACAGGGCTATTATACGGTCTTCATCATCACGTTCTGGCTCGGGGGTGTTGCCGTCGTGCTCAGCATTCTGGAATGGTGGCGGCAGGCACGGGAAGCCCGTGCAGCAAAGCAAGGAGACGCCTGA